The following are encoded together in the Streptomyces tsukubensis genome:
- a CDS encoding D-arabinono-1,4-lactone oxidase, whose product MDTFTGGPVTEGPTTNWAGNITFSAAAPHRPVTWDETRGLVAGARRVRVLGSGHSFNDIADSDGPDGTLLSLSGLPSDIDVDTAARTVRVAGGVRYAELARAVHERGLALHTMASLPHISVAGSVATGTHGSGDGQGSLATAVRAVELIDAAGELVTYDRRKGGDRFDGAVVSLGALGVVTALTLDLVPAFELRQDVFNDLPLKAATDHFDAITASAYSVSLFTDWRAPRFNQVWLKRTESGEPEFPWARPAKEPAHPVPGMPAVHCTPQLGQMGPWHDRLPHFRAEFTPSSGAELQSEYLVPRRHAVAALHALNGIRREMAPLLLIAEVRTVAADRLWLSPAHGRDTVALHFTWVPDMAAVEPVLRIVEERLAPLEARPHWGKVFTMSPATLRERWPRLGDFAELARAADPDGKFRNGYLRRVLPELG is encoded by the coding sequence ATGGATACGTTCACCGGAGGCCCGGTCACGGAAGGTCCGACCACCAACTGGGCGGGCAACATCACATTCTCGGCCGCCGCGCCGCACCGGCCGGTCACGTGGGACGAGACGCGCGGCCTGGTCGCGGGGGCCCGCCGGGTGCGTGTGCTGGGCAGCGGCCATTCCTTCAACGACATAGCCGACTCCGACGGGCCGGACGGGACGCTGCTCTCGCTCTCCGGGCTGCCCTCCGACATCGACGTGGACACGGCGGCCCGTACGGTGCGGGTGGCGGGCGGTGTGCGCTACGCGGAGTTGGCGAGAGCGGTCCACGAGCGTGGCCTCGCGCTGCACACCATGGCGTCGCTGCCGCATATCTCGGTAGCCGGTTCCGTCGCCACCGGTACCCATGGTTCGGGCGACGGGCAGGGTTCGCTGGCCACCGCCGTACGTGCGGTGGAGCTGATCGACGCCGCCGGTGAGCTGGTCACCTATGACAGGCGGAAGGGCGGGGACCGTTTCGACGGTGCCGTCGTCTCCCTGGGCGCGCTGGGCGTCGTGACCGCCCTGACCCTGGACCTGGTGCCCGCCTTCGAGTTGCGCCAGGACGTCTTCAATGACCTGCCGCTGAAGGCCGCCACCGACCACTTCGACGCGATCACCGCCTCCGCGTACAGCGTCAGCCTCTTCACCGACTGGCGGGCTCCCCGCTTCAACCAGGTGTGGCTGAAGCGTACGGAGAGCGGGGAACCGGAGTTCCCGTGGGCGCGGCCCGCGAAGGAACCCGCGCATCCGGTACCGGGGATGCCGGCCGTCCACTGCACGCCTCAGCTCGGACAGATGGGCCCCTGGCACGACCGACTGCCCCACTTCCGGGCCGAGTTCACGCCGAGCAGCGGCGCCGAGCTACAGTCCGAGTACTTGGTCCCCCGCCGCCACGCGGTCGCCGCGCTGCACGCGCTGAACGGGATACGCCGGGAGATGGCGCCGCTGCTGCTGATCGCGGAGGTCCGCACGGTGGCGGCGGACCGGCTCTGGCTGAGCCCCGCACACGGCAGGGACACCGTGGCGCTGCACTTCACCTGGGTACCGGACATGGCTGCCGTCGAACCCGTACTCCGGATCGTCGAGGAGCGCCTCGCCCCGCTGGAGGCCAGGCCGCACTGGGGGAAGGTCTTCACGATGAGCCCCGCGACGCTACGTGAACGCTGGCCCCGGCTGGGGGATTTCGCCGAACTCGCGCGGGCGGCGGACCCGGACGGGAAGTTCCGGAACGGGTATCTGCGGCGGGTGTTGCCGGAGTTGGGGTGA